Proteins from a genomic interval of Candidatus Flexicrinis proximus:
- a CDS encoding 50S ribosomal protein L25 — protein sequence MAEYTIDAQNRTVTGKKVGALRREGIVPATIYGPKQTPVNIQVPYRHLELALAKAGGSHLIELSTGTFTQTVLVRDVQRNPISRKITHVDFFALDMTAKLRTNVPVHYIGESPAVLAKLGVLVTGATALHVELLPSLLMDHIAVDVSTLSEVGDAIHVGDLKLAAGIVILNDPEELLARVTQTAAARSDEDEAAEELASSAEPEVVKKGKTEEEDF from the coding sequence GTGGCCGAATATACGATTGATGCTCAAAATCGCACCGTTACGGGCAAGAAGGTCGGTGCGCTTCGCCGCGAAGGCATCGTCCCCGCTACCATTTACGGGCCGAAGCAGACGCCGGTAAACATCCAGGTCCCTTACCGTCACCTCGAACTGGCCCTGGCGAAAGCCGGTGGGTCGCACCTGATCGAGCTGTCGACCGGTACCTTCACCCAGACCGTGTTGGTCCGCGATGTCCAGCGCAATCCGATCTCGCGCAAGATCACCCATGTCGACTTTTTCGCGCTCGACATGACCGCCAAGCTCCGCACCAATGTCCCGGTCCACTATATCGGCGAAAGCCCGGCAGTGCTGGCCAAGTTGGGCGTGCTGGTCACCGGCGCCACCGCGCTGCATGTTGAACTGCTCCCCAGCCTGCTCATGGATCACATCGCGGTTGATGTCTCCACACTGAGCGAAGTCGGTGACGCCATCCATGTCGGTGACCTCAAGCTCGCTGCGGGTATCGTGATCCTCAACGATCCCGAAGAACTTCTCGCCCGCGTCACTCAGACCGCGGCTGCCCGCTCGGATGAAGACGAAGCGGCTGAAGAACTCGCCAGCTCGGCTGAGCCGGAAGTCGTCAAGAAGGGCAAGACCGAAGAAGAAGATTTCTAA
- a CDS encoding PHP domain-containing protein — MTEYVELHAHSCFSLLDGAAFPETLAQRAAVLGIPALALTDHDAVYGAVQFQKAAHDARIKPILGAELTLTGDRHLTLLVQDAAGWSNLCALITAGRHSAEKGESRLKPELLAQHSEGLIVLSGCRKR, encoded by the coding sequence ATGACTGAGTACGTCGAACTCCACGCCCATTCGTGTTTCAGCCTGCTGGACGGCGCGGCGTTCCCTGAAACGCTGGCGCAGCGCGCCGCAGTATTAGGGATACCGGCGCTGGCACTGACCGACCACGACGCCGTCTACGGCGCGGTGCAGTTCCAGAAGGCGGCGCACGATGCCAGGATCAAGCCGATCCTGGGCGCGGAGCTGACGTTGACCGGCGACCGCCACCTGACGCTGCTGGTACAGGACGCCGCCGGATGGTCGAACCTGTGCGCGCTGATCACGGCTGGGCGCCACAGCGCCGAGAAGGGCGAGTCGCGTCTGAAGCCGGAACTGCTCGCGCAGCACAGCGAAGGGTTGATTGTGCTGTCCGGCTGCCGGAAGAGGTGA
- a CDS encoding S8 family serine peptidase produces MVADAQRMPVPVSAEMHARAEQRGYLPVIVRLDVPSTMESLLNTNQAKRQRKYLTAYRQNLLQQLGSGTGIVLRSESDQWMIPYIALWVDPNGLRKLERTPGILEIVEDIPSRPSLTGSLGPTDTYEAHNLGFTGLDQVVAVVDSGINRGHPMLSELIAGELCFSASFPAAQLTSLCPNGDPSQADLGSASSSKCTGTPLRDHGSFMSGIVAGAPFTTAGQIYKGLGFGAKILTVQVYVKSTNPAYCVGQSTPCIVALEADQIFALQRIYDTCGSYNLAAVALGYNEAVLGSPGGCTDFRTSLIRNLFNVGVATIVPAGNQGNTTKVGPPACVAEAIAVGATDDARNVASFSNSSNLIDLLAIGVDVQSAGSGISILEDNGSSAAAAQVAGAWAILKQVRSNAEVNVILDALQTTGIGVLDARNGLAHKFIQVGEAIKLLQTLPASTNLVTNAGFEAGPVLSLLVGRRLA; encoded by the coding sequence ATGGTCGCTGATGCTCAACGCATGCCCGTTCCTGTGAGTGCTGAGATGCACGCTCGTGCAGAGCAGCGGGGATATTTGCCGGTAATCGTCAGACTAGATGTCCCTTCTACCATGGAGTCGCTGTTAAACACCAACCAGGCAAAGCGACAGAGAAAGTACCTCACGGCATACAGACAAAACCTGCTTCAGCAGCTAGGTAGTGGTACGGGTATCGTCCTGAGGTCTGAGAGTGATCAGTGGATGATCCCTTATATCGCCCTATGGGTAGATCCGAACGGCTTGCGCAAACTGGAGCGCACGCCTGGAATACTCGAGATTGTTGAAGACATCCCCTCGCGTCCCTCGTTGACAGGTAGTCTCGGACCAACAGATACCTACGAGGCCCATAACTTAGGCTTTACCGGTCTTGATCAAGTGGTCGCTGTCGTCGATTCGGGAATTAACAGGGGACACCCAATGTTATCCGAATTGATTGCGGGCGAACTCTGTTTCTCTGCGAGTTTCCCCGCGGCTCAACTCACTTCCCTGTGTCCAAACGGGGATCCGTCGCAGGCTGACTTGGGTTCGGCGAGTTCCTCAAAGTGTACTGGTACGCCGCTGCGTGACCATGGCAGCTTCATGAGCGGTATTGTCGCAGGTGCACCTTTTACAACAGCCGGTCAGATCTACAAGGGGCTTGGTTTCGGCGCCAAGATTCTCACCGTTCAAGTTTACGTGAAATCGACAAATCCTGCTTACTGCGTTGGGCAGAGTACGCCCTGCATCGTTGCGTTGGAAGCTGACCAGATTTTCGCCTTGCAGCGCATCTACGATACCTGCGGAAGCTACAATCTTGCGGCTGTGGCACTTGGGTATAACGAGGCTGTTTTGGGTTCACCGGGCGGTTGTACGGACTTCCGGACCAGTCTTATCCGCAACCTATTTAACGTTGGTGTCGCGACGATCGTGCCGGCAGGTAACCAGGGTAACACCACCAAGGTTGGGCCGCCCGCCTGTGTGGCGGAGGCAATTGCCGTCGGCGCGACGGATGATGCCCGTAACGTTGCAAGCTTCTCTAATAGTTCGAACCTGATCGATCTCTTGGCAATAGGTGTCGATGTTCAATCGGCGGGCAGCGGAATCAGTATCCTCGAAGATAACGGCAGTTCTGCAGCGGCTGCCCAGGTCGCCGGGGCGTGGGCGATCCTGAAGCAGGTCCGGTCAAATGCAGAAGTCAACGTGATCCTCGATGCCCTGCAGACTACCGGCATCGGCGTACTCGATGCGCGCAACGGACTCGCACACAAGTTCATACAGGTTGGCGAAGCGATCAAGCTGCTGCAAACCCTTCCCGCTTCGACCAATCTGGTCACCAACGCCGGTTTCGAGGCTGGGCCGGTACTATCGCTACTGGTTGGACGCAGGCTGGCGTAG
- a CDS encoding dihydrofolate reductase family protein produces the protein MSLDGYIAGPNDDVSALFCWYFGGDMEIPVPGSQMVFRVSPPSVEVIQSMLSRFGAMVTGRRDFDVSGAWGGQSPLNVPTFIVTHSPPHEWDGPHSPFTFVTDGVESALARARQAAGEKDIAISGTTITRQLLNLGLVDEIHIDLAPILLGGGIKLFDQLDIQVGLERTRLIEADGVTHLTFRVNH, from the coding sequence ATGTCGCTCGATGGCTATATCGCCGGGCCAAATGATGACGTGAGCGCGCTCTTTTGTTGGTACTTCGGCGGTGACATGGAGATCCCGGTTCCAGGGTCGCAGATGGTCTTTCGGGTCTCGCCGCCCAGTGTCGAGGTCATCCAATCGATGCTGAGCAGGTTCGGTGCGATGGTGACGGGACGGCGGGACTTCGATGTGTCCGGCGCGTGGGGCGGCCAATCGCCGCTCAATGTTCCGACCTTTATCGTCACGCACTCGCCACCGCACGAATGGGACGGCCCGCACTCGCCGTTTACGTTTGTCACCGACGGTGTCGAAAGTGCTTTAGCGCGGGCCAGGCAGGCTGCTGGGGAAAAGGACATCGCCATCAGCGGCACGACCATCACCCGTCAACTGCTGAATCTGGGACTCGTCGACGAAATTCACATCGATCTCGCGCCGATTCTGCTTGGCGGCGGTATCAAGTTGTTCGATCAGTTGGACATCCAGGTCGGGCTGGAGCGCACGCGCCTGATCGAAGCCGATGGGGTAACTCACCTCACCTTTCGCGTAAATCATTAA
- a CDS encoding serine/threonine protein kinase, translating into MSSLIGRNLGIYEIRDVIGHGGMASVYLGYRADVDRTVAIKVLPPHPGLNEDAKHRFQLEARTIANLQHPHILPLYDYGATDDGVLYLVMPYVRGGSLDRIVRDGKLPLDKVLRVVREISGALDYAHRQRVIHRDIKPANILLDGEGNALLADFGIVKLAGGDSQLTGTGVVGTPAYMSPEQAQGFELTARADLYSFGVVIYELLTGQLPFSSDSVMNLMLKHITDPVPDLTEIIASLPRGLDAVMKKVLAKDANDRYPSGAAFFEAFQRGTQSTEIAVDMRELSTARVDTPRTASAPAQAPTTPKQPIQIQLSKNSAPITLPFDPSDPNRPGTIVIQPPTQSNNTPLFIALGAVTLIAVAALLIVLLGQGNRGSEVDPTQAAATQQAILALTPEPTTIARVNLEPTFGRASFSSSTDEVMGDSVNIRVQDFATAPSGTAYVASLFNTVSGDRLMLGRVNVDAVGSGALGFVDPEGRILPVIFNAVIISLEDDPAAPTFTDVRYSSELPVSVNDLMKQVFVESENGYKGRSLLETAQLEARFAAQHTGLAAGASNLTGRRTHNEHTMNIMLGGTQDFDGNGRPSNPGLGVGLLPALDLIDSAIGRVADAPDAPFSVQSEAELVRVCIQNVRQWADEVINYERSMLLAETFEASEADAQASTLIAGRLNPGFDENENGSVDPYEGECGLDQVKTYGLVVASFDLFEGSTPGGSGE; encoded by the coding sequence GTGTCCTCACTGATTGGTCGCAACCTCGGCATCTACGAAATCCGCGATGTGATCGGCCATGGCGGTATGGCGTCCGTCTACCTCGGCTATCGCGCGGATGTTGACCGAACGGTCGCCATCAAAGTGCTGCCACCCCACCCCGGCCTCAACGAGGATGCCAAACACCGCTTCCAGCTTGAGGCGCGCACCATCGCCAATCTCCAGCACCCGCACATTCTGCCGCTTTACGATTACGGCGCCACCGATGACGGCGTCCTCTATCTGGTCATGCCCTATGTCCGCGGCGGGTCGCTCGACCGGATCGTCCGCGACGGCAAACTCCCGCTTGATAAGGTTTTGCGCGTCGTCCGCGAGATCAGCGGCGCCCTCGACTATGCCCACCGCCAGCGCGTCATCCACCGCGACATCAAACCCGCCAATATCCTGCTCGACGGCGAAGGCAACGCCCTGCTGGCCGACTTCGGTATCGTCAAGCTGGCTGGCGGCGATTCGCAGTTGACCGGCACCGGCGTCGTCGGGACACCTGCCTACATGTCGCCGGAACAGGCCCAGGGTTTCGAGCTCACCGCGCGCGCCGACCTCTACTCGTTCGGCGTCGTCATCTACGAACTGCTGACCGGGCAGCTCCCCTTCAGCAGCGACAGCGTCATGAACCTGATGCTGAAGCACATCACCGATCCCGTCCCGGATCTGACCGAAATCATCGCTTCGCTGCCGCGCGGGCTTGATGCGGTGATGAAGAAGGTGCTCGCCAAAGACGCCAACGACCGCTACCCGTCCGGGGCAGCCTTCTTCGAGGCATTTCAGCGCGGCACGCAATCGACCGAAATCGCGGTCGATATGCGCGAGTTGTCGACCGCCAGAGTGGACACGCCGCGCACGGCGTCTGCCCCGGCCCAGGCTCCGACCACGCCCAAGCAGCCCATCCAGATCCAGCTCTCCAAAAACAGCGCGCCCATCACCCTTCCCTTCGATCCCTCCGACCCGAACCGGCCCGGCACCATCGTCATTCAGCCGCCGACTCAGTCGAACAATACGCCGCTTTTTATTGCCCTCGGCGCTGTCACCTTGATCGCCGTCGCAGCGCTTCTGATCGTGCTGCTTGGCCAGGGAAATCGGGGGAGCGAAGTCGACCCGACTCAGGCGGCCGCCACACAGCAGGCGATCCTGGCGCTCACCCCCGAGCCGACCACTATCGCCCGTGTCAACCTTGAGCCGACCTTTGGCCGCGCCAGTTTCAGTTCCAGCACCGACGAGGTGATGGGTGACAGCGTCAACATCCGCGTACAGGATTTCGCCACTGCGCCGAGCGGCACAGCCTACGTCGCCTCGCTGTTCAACACCGTCTCCGGCGACCGCCTGATGCTCGGACGCGTCAATGTAGATGCGGTCGGCAGCGGGGCGCTTGGCTTTGTCGATCCTGAAGGCCGCATTCTGCCGGTCATTTTCAACGCGGTAATCATTTCGCTTGAAGACGATCCGGCTGCGCCGACCTTCACCGATGTCCGCTACAGTTCCGAACTTCCAGTCTCCGTTAACGACTTGATGAAGCAGGTATTTGTCGAATCCGAAAATGGCTATAAAGGCCGCAGCCTGCTCGAAACCGCCCAGTTGGAAGCGCGTTTCGCCGCGCAGCATACCGGCCTCGCCGCCGGAGCCAGCAACCTCACCGGCCGCCGCACCCACAACGAGCACACCATGAACATCATGCTCGGCGGGACGCAGGATTTCGACGGCAACGGCCGTCCATCCAATCCCGGTTTGGGGGTTGGTCTGCTCCCGGCGCTCGACTTGATCGACTCAGCCATCGGCCGGGTCGCTGACGCCCCGGACGCGCCGTTCAGCGTCCAGTCCGAAGCCGAACTGGTGCGCGTCTGTATTCAGAACGTCCGCCAGTGGGCTGACGAAGTGATCAACTATGAACGGTCAATGCTCCTGGCCGAGACCTTCGAAGCGTCCGAAGCGGATGCCCAGGCCTCGACGTTGATCGCGGGCCGTCTGAATCCCGGATTTGATGAGAACGAGAATGGGTCGGTTGACCCTTATGAAGGCGAATGCGGCCTGGATCAGGTCAAGACCTACGGCCTCGTCGTCGCCTCGTTCGACCTATTCGAGGGATCAACCCCCGGCGGCTCCGGGGAATGA
- a CDS encoding DNA polymerase III subunit alpha, with the protein MCCPAAGRGEIAAALLCGDHDTAKRAARRYRELYGDRFYIELQRHHLPDDQRLTADLIALARELSLPVVATNNVHYPAREGHCLQDVLACIRHNTTLDEGGVWLRPNSEYYLKSAAEMAALFTDVPDALTNTARIAGRCDFELAFGLQELPVYPTPDGISAESMLRGLSIEGITRRALEATEPITRQLEHELAVITRSGLSNYFLIVWDLVRWSRQNGILCQGRGSAANSLVAYLLMISPVNPLEHNLVFERFLSEERRSTPDIDIDFDAERREEVIQYVYERYGHAHAAMACTFVTFRARSAIRDVGKALGLPLDILNRATRVIDVFKSGRIAESDGLSDIIPAATMGVLADLCQQIDGFPRHLGIHNGGMILTGAPLHQRLPTEPATMADRFVVQWDKDSLEDAGICKIDILGLRMLSAVSDASKIAGVDLDRLTFDDATVYDMVTAADTVGVFQVESRAQAQVLPRLRPKEFNDLIISISLIRPGPIQGNMVHPYLRRRLGEEPVQYPHPRLEPALSETLGVVLFQEQVLKVARDLAGFTGGQGELLRRALGSKRAHEQIEKLHDAFISGAGELDVTSAVAEAVFDALRSFGGYSFPKSHAAAFAVLVYQSAWLKRYHPAAFTCALLNNQPMGFWSPAVIVNDARRHGVRVLAADLRHSQARCTVEGDAVRLGFRQVRGIGDDAADRIVEARGDRPFASLRDFCRRVRIPRRLTENLILSGAMDTFDGRAASRSGRWPICSTSRGCSIWRCRKIRCVSRRLHAATSWSSSTTCSA; encoded by the coding sequence TTGTGCTGTCCGGCTGCCGGAAGAGGTGAAATCGCGGCGGCGCTGCTCTGCGGCGACCACGATACGGCAAAACGCGCCGCCCGCCGTTACCGCGAGCTGTACGGCGACCGCTTCTATATCGAACTGCAGCGCCATCACCTGCCCGACGATCAGCGCTTGACTGCCGACCTGATTGCGTTGGCGCGGGAGCTGTCGCTGCCGGTGGTGGCGACCAATAACGTGCACTATCCGGCGCGTGAGGGACACTGCCTGCAGGACGTGCTGGCCTGTATCCGCCACAACACCACGCTCGACGAGGGAGGCGTATGGCTGCGTCCGAACTCGGAGTATTACCTCAAATCGGCGGCGGAGATGGCGGCACTGTTCACAGATGTGCCGGACGCGCTGACGAATACCGCGCGCATCGCCGGACGCTGTGACTTCGAGCTGGCCTTCGGCTTGCAGGAACTACCGGTTTACCCAACGCCGGACGGCATCAGCGCCGAGAGCATGCTGCGCGGATTGAGCATTGAAGGGATCACGCGGCGCGCGCTGGAAGCGACCGAGCCGATTACACGCCAGCTGGAGCACGAATTGGCGGTCATCACGCGCAGCGGCCTGAGCAACTACTTCCTGATCGTCTGGGATCTGGTGCGCTGGTCGCGCCAGAACGGGATTCTCTGCCAGGGCCGCGGCTCGGCGGCCAATTCGCTGGTCGCCTACCTGCTGATGATCTCGCCAGTCAATCCGCTGGAACACAACCTGGTCTTTGAGCGCTTTCTCAGCGAGGAGCGCCGCTCGACGCCGGACATCGACATCGACTTCGACGCCGAACGCCGCGAGGAGGTGATTCAGTATGTGTATGAGCGCTACGGCCACGCCCACGCGGCGATGGCCTGCACGTTCGTGACGTTCCGGGCACGCTCGGCCATCCGCGACGTGGGCAAGGCGCTCGGTCTGCCGCTCGATATCCTCAACCGCGCCACCCGCGTCATTGACGTCTTCAAAAGCGGGCGTATCGCCGAGTCTGACGGTTTGAGCGACATCATCCCGGCCGCGACGATGGGCGTGCTGGCCGACTTGTGCCAGCAGATCGACGGCTTTCCGCGCCATCTGGGCATCCACAACGGCGGCATGATCCTGACCGGCGCGCCGCTGCATCAGCGCCTGCCGACCGAGCCGGCGACCATGGCCGACCGGTTTGTCGTCCAGTGGGACAAAGACTCTCTGGAAGACGCTGGTATTTGCAAGATCGATATTCTGGGCCTGCGGATGCTCTCGGCAGTCTCCGACGCCTCAAAAATCGCTGGTGTTGACCTCGACCGGCTGACCTTCGACGACGCGACCGTCTACGATATGGTGACGGCAGCCGATACGGTCGGCGTGTTTCAGGTCGAAAGCCGCGCGCAGGCGCAGGTGCTGCCGCGTTTGCGCCCGAAAGAATTCAACGACCTGATTATCTCGATTTCGCTGATCCGCCCCGGTCCGATTCAAGGCAACATGGTCCATCCCTATCTGCGGCGCAGGCTCGGCGAGGAGCCGGTGCAGTATCCGCATCCACGCCTTGAGCCTGCCCTCTCGGAGACGCTCGGCGTCGTCCTGTTTCAGGAGCAGGTTCTAAAAGTCGCGCGCGATCTGGCCGGCTTCACCGGGGGTCAGGGCGAACTGCTGCGGCGGGCGCTGGGCAGCAAGCGTGCCCATGAGCAGATCGAGAAGCTGCACGACGCATTTATCAGCGGCGCAGGAGAATTGGACGTGACCAGCGCGGTTGCCGAGGCGGTTTTCGATGCGCTGCGCAGCTTTGGCGGCTATTCGTTCCCCAAAAGCCACGCGGCGGCCTTTGCCGTGCTGGTCTATCAGTCCGCGTGGCTGAAGCGCTACCATCCGGCGGCATTCACCTGCGCCCTGCTCAATAATCAGCCGATGGGGTTCTGGTCGCCGGCGGTGATCGTCAACGATGCGCGGCGGCACGGCGTGCGCGTGCTGGCGGCCGATCTGCGGCACAGTCAGGCGCGCTGTACGGTCGAGGGTGATGCGGTACGCCTGGGGTTCCGGCAGGTGCGCGGCATCGGCGACGATGCGGCAGATCGGATCGTCGAGGCGCGCGGCGACAGACCGTTCGCCAGCCTGCGCGATTTCTGCCGCCGGGTGCGCATTCCGCGCCGCCTGACCGAAAACCTGATCCTGTCCGGCGCGATGGATACCTTCGACGGACGCGCCGCGAGCAGGTCTGGGCGCTGGCCAATCTGCTCGACGAGCCGGGGATGCTCGATCTGGAGATGCCGGAAGATCCGCTGCGTTTCCCGGCGGCTTCACGCGGCGACATCATGGTCGTCGAGTACGACCTGCTCGGCGTGA